A segment of the Parasynechococcus marenigrum WH 8102 genome:
GCGTTGTTGTCTGAGCGTTGGCGTGAACTCGGCGATTGGATTGCTGAGCAACTGATGGGCCTGAAGCCCCTGGGCCAGCTGCGGATCGAGAACGACGAACTGGAGTTGGTGGCATCAGTCGCCGCACAACGGGATCCGATCCGGAAGCGCTTCCGCCTGCGAGCCGAGGCGGGCACGGTTGTTCTGTCGGCTTCAGATTCCCCGGAGACCCGAGCAGTGTTGCCCATGGATCCGGCGATCACCATCACCGATGCGACCCTGGGGGCCGGACTGCTGACCCTCCAGGGGCACGCAATCGTAACGCCTGAGTGACAATTTCTTCACTAAATCGTGCTAGCCGGTGCTGATCAGCGGCTTCGCCAGGGTCAGCAGCGCGTACAGCACGGCCGGGGTGAACAGGTAGCTGTCAATGCGATCAAGGATTCCTCCATGGCCTGGCAGCACGTCACCGGAGTCCTTCAGTCCGGCATCGCGTTTCATCATCGATTCAGTCAGATCTCCCACCAGGGCAATCAGGGCCACCAGTGCGCCGACGGCCACCCCTGGCAATCCACCGAGCGGCCATCCCATCACCCGCGCGCAGAGCAGGCCGACGGCCATGGCGCATCCGAATCCCCCGAGGGCACCCTCCACTGTTTTGGACGGCGAGATCGGGGACAAAGGCGTCCTGCCGTAGCGCTTGCCGAATGCCCATGAACCGATGTCGCTCGCCACGATCATCAGGCAGGCCGAGAGGGTGATGGCCAGACCACTGCTGCACAGCCAGGCTGTTCCAGGAGCCAGGGCCGGATCGGAGAGGTTGCGCAGGGCCAGCCAGTGACTGGGCAGAAACCCCAAATAAAACAGTCCGAAGATTGAGGCGGCGATGTCAGCAATCGATCCGGTGAGCGGC
Coding sequences within it:
- a CDS encoding LmeA family phospholipid-binding protein, with translation MSDPLLQLISTGLGLWIRSRCDQVGDLDLTLQGSSLGLMRGRLQGAVLSARDVRFEGLPLHHAEISSGPIQLDLTWLRPGRMLALKDPFQVKGTVSMPGQPLGDALLSERWRELGDWIAEQLMGLKPLGQLRIENDELELVASVAAQRDPIRKRFRLRAEAGTVVLSASDSPETRAVLPMDPAITITDATLGAGLLTLQGHAIVTPE
- a CDS encoding phosphatidate cytidylyltransferase; the protein is MSSSNPSLRAANSLRKRLRSGIAIGGFGAVVVLLGGWWLTLGVGVIVHLGLLEFFRMAQFKGIRPATKTTLVACQLLLLTTQWAAVQSGWPEALSGAVLPLAGAAICAWLLLQPLTGSIADIAASIFGLFYLGFLPSHWLALRNLSDPALAPGTAWLCSSGLAITLSACLMIVASDIGSWAFGKRYGRTPLSPISPSKTVEGALGGFGCAMAVGLLCARVMGWPLGGLPGVAVGALVALIALVGDLTESMMKRDAGLKDSGDVLPGHGGILDRIDSYLFTPAVLYALLTLAKPLISTG